In the genome of Pelodiscus sinensis isolate JC-2024 chromosome 3, ASM4963464v1, whole genome shotgun sequence, one region contains:
- the CITED2 gene encoding cbp/p300-interacting transactivator 2, which translates to MADHMMAMNHGRFPDGTSGLHHHPAHRMGMGQFPSPHHHHQQQQHAFSALMGDHIHYGAGNMNANGGIRHAMGPGNVNGGHPSSSLPPTARFNNSQFMAPPVASQGGPLTASMQLQKLNNQYFSHHPYPHNHYMPDLHPANHPMNGTSQHFRDCNPKHSSGGSGMPPSVPHVPAAMLPSNVIDTDFIDEEVLMSLVIEMGLDRIKELPELWLGQNEFDFMTDFVCKQQPSRVSC; encoded by the coding sequence ATGGCAGACCACATGATGGCCATGAACCACGGGCGATTCCCCGATGGAACCAGCGGGCTGCATCACCACCCTGCGCACCGAATGGGGATGGGTCAGTTTCCGAGCCCCCATCaccatcaccagcagcagcaacatgcCTTCAGCGCCTTGATGGGCGATCATATACATTACGGAGCTGGAAATATGAACGCAAATGGCGGGATCAGACATGCCATGGGGCCGGGAAACGTGAATGGGGGGCATCCTTCCAGCAGTTTGCCTCCCACTGCAAGATTTAACAATTCTCAGTTCATGGCCCCCCCTGTTGCGAGCCAAGGAGGCCCCTTGACGGCCAGCATGCAGCTGCAGAAGTTAAACAACCAGTATTTTAGCCACCATCCTTATCCTCACAACCACTACATGCCGGACTTGCACCCTGCAAATCATCCAATGAACGGAACGAGCCAGCATTTCAGAGACTGCAACCCAAAGCATAGCAGCGGCGGCAGCGGCATGCCTCCTTCGGTTCCTCATGTCCCTGCAGCAATGCTGCCTTCCAATGTCATAGACACTGACTTCATAGATGAGGAGGTGCTCATGTCCTTAGTCATAGAAATGGGTTTGGACCGCATCAAGGAGCTTCCTGAGCTGTGGTTGGGACAGAACGAGTTTGATTTCATGACAGACTTCGTTTGCAAACAACAGCCCAGCAGAGTGAGCTGCtga